In Suricata suricatta isolate VVHF042 chromosome X, meerkat_22Aug2017_6uvM2_HiC, whole genome shotgun sequence, the DNA window CCAGGCATCCTTTCAGCTTTGCGAGGTGAAAGGCGTTCTGGAGATCCATtgtaaaatatatgaatgaacTTTACTAAACTACACACTGAAAATAGTTAAGattgtacatttaatttttacatacaatttaccacaatttattttttaagtttattatttttttttagtaatctctatgccaGGTATATGGCTTAAACTTAGGACCCTGATCAAGAGCAGCACACTCCTCTGAGCCAGTCACCACTCCCTGATTTAATGGTATTTTAAATACGGCTTTTCATTTcgccctaaatttttttttttttttttttttttttttttttttgtgagtgaGCAATTGAGCAAGAGAGCAATTCAGCGCGGAGCCTGGTGCGGGCTCCAGAGGGCTTGAATGGGTCGAACTCACGAAGCGGGAGGTCACGTCCTGAGCtcaaatccagagttggacgcctaaccgcttcaatgactgagccaccaagactcCCCCGAAGTTTTTTTTCCGATTTGTTTGATTATGTAATCTCTATgcctacgtggggctcaatctgACGAACTCACGAACCTAGAGATTAGGAATCCCCGGCTCTCCCAACCGAGCCCACCGGGCGCCGCTACCccaatttcaaaaacaaaaagacaacccaccaCAGTTTCCAGACTTGTTTCGTTTCATTACcgtataaaaatatttcccatgaTGCACAGAAGGCATTCTTCCCACCCCTAGTCGTTTTAGGGTTAAgagaaggaggtggggtgggggagcgTGTTGGGGGGGTGTAGGGGCGGGTacgcagggggtgggggggttgggaaACAAAGATGCCTAGAAAAGAGGCCCCCGTCCCTGGAGAACTGGGCACCTGCCAGATCAAGGCTCTTACCTTGTCGGAGCATCAATGTATTGAGTGCGCTGGAAAACGTTTTCCAGCTCCTGCTCCTGAACCGCCGTGAACTTAGAGCCCGGGACTCCTTGAGGCCTGTCACAGGCAGGAAGAGCCCCAACGGCTGCCCCTTGGGGTGGCGGTTCAGGGTCCTGCTGCCCCAGCTCCTGGACGCCACCGCCGATCTCCTGGTTCCCTGAGCCGTCGTGGTCCACCACACCTTCAGCGTTGATGTCGCCTTCACGCCTGACGTCGCCTTCATGGGTGACAGAACTGAAGAAGCCTTCATAGTTGCCGTCATTGTCGGTGTCTCGGGAGTTAATGCTGCCCACCGGGCCTGGAGAGACTTCCTCGGCTTCTGGTGCTGCCTCCTCCAAAGGTTCGGATCTTACTTCCACTTCTTGCATTTCCACCCAGCGGTAGTCGGGATCTAGGAATTCACCCGGGTCGAAGCAGTCGCCACTGGGCAGTGGCTCCATGGCGGTAGTGAGGTGGAAGGCCACCGCCTCCGCAAGCCCTGTGGTGACTGAGAGCCGAGTGGGTCTTTTGGCGTCTTGTAGCAGTTCGAAAAGTTTGGCACAGACCCAACACTTATCGCCTGACTCTTTAGACGATCGCTATTGGCTGTCCTTTACCGCCAGCTGTGGTGGGTAGGGCTTGCTGAGGCGCGCCGGTAGGCGGGGGCGGGGCGTGGCCACAAAGTAAGGACCCCAAGGGAACGGCAGGAGTTTGGGTTCCTGACGAATGGGGGctctactttattaaaaaaaagtttttaaggtgtatgttttttgagagagagagacagtgtcagcagtgaggggcagacagagagggagacacagaatccgaagcaggcccctggcgctgagctgtcagcacagggctccatgtggggctcgaactcctgaactgcgagatcatagcctgagctgaagtcagaggctcaacagactgagccacccaggcgcccctgggggcTCTAATTTAAAGTTCGGTTTACCANNNNNNNNNNNNNNNNNNNNNNNNNNNNNNNNNNNNNNNNNNNNNNNNNNNNNNNNNNNNNNNNNNNNNNNNNNNNNNNNNNNNNNNNNNNNNNNNNNNNggctcgatctcacaaaccatgaaatcatgacatgaactgaattcaagggtcagatgtttaatggactcagccacccaggcgccctggcatagtgaatattttaaataaaagttacttagagatagaccaaaaaaaaaaaccccggaACCCCCATTTTCTCCAAAACAGCAAGAAACGAATCGTGAAAGTTACCCTCCCTGCACCAGGAAGTAAAGAGACAGCCTTAAAACCAGAGATGGGAAATAGCAGAGAAGGCTGTGTACACACCCCATGTCACCCTTTCCTAATTTCCTTATCTCTTGGTTATTTCTTGAGGTGTCATTATTGGGCCTCTGTGCGCGtgataaaactttgttttctctcccaTCAAACTCATGGCAAATTTAATTCCTAAACCAGCTAGAAGAAGACCTTGAAGGACAGATGGaaaaatttttccttccttacaCTGGCCTGGATCTCTTTTGTTTGACCATAAATACAGATTGATTTTTTACTGAGCAAGACATCAGGACGAtatttctagggaaaaaaaagaaaggcgaGGGGAGGCGGAGGCAGCAGCAGGGGGAGAGGTGGAAACTGACCTGAGTTCACGCCAGGAGCCCAGCACCGGGAACAGATGAGCTTGTAGAGGGGAACCGCTCTGCAGACGCTGGAGTAGAGCGCCGATGAAGATGCACGCGGCACTGTGGCATCCACAACCGGCAAAACGCAGGGGTTCTTGGGTGCACTAAGCCCTGGGCTGGCGTCTGCACTTGTGCTCTGATGTGGACTCATTACTAAAAATCTGGCGTGCTTTCACTTTCTCATCGGGCACATTGGATTTCCCGTAGAGCGCATCTTATGGAGAATGCTCTGCAAGCCCCGCCCCAAGATGTCTGACCACCCACGAAACATGGCGGGGGCGAGGGGGTGGGgctttgcttttggtgtccttGTAGAAACTCGGTTCATCATTTCTGCTTAATTATTAGCCTGGGGTGTATGCAGAGGGTTGGACACGAGACTTTCTCAAAACTTTTCCAAAAGGGCCCCTGTCGGTAGTGTGACGTCTGGAGCCCCCATGTCTCCCGTCCCTCCCTTGACCCCCAAATCAGTTTGCATTCTCCAGTACAGCCCAGTCCTCAGACCAGACACTCTGCTCAAGGGCAGCATGGTAAACCGAACTTTAAATTAGAgcccccaggggcgcctgggtggctcagtctgttgagcctctgacttcagctcaggctatgatctcgcagttcaggagttcgagccccacatggagccctgtgctgacagctcagcgccaggggcctgcttcggattctgtgtctccctctctgtctgcccctcactgcTGACACTNNNNNNNNNNNNNNNNNNNNNNNNNNNNNNNNNNNNNNNNNNNNNNNNNNNNNNNNNNNNNNNNNNNNNNNNNNNNNNNNNNNNNNNNNNNNNNNNNNNNTGCAAGTGCGCCAGGGACATTAACAGCTGGATTCCGGCAGCAGTGCTCCGGCCAACATGACATCACCAGGCAAGGAGATGAGCTCCCAGtgaggcttggggtggggggctccctaGCGAGGCATTCCTTCCTGAAGCTTCATCCCAGCCCTGGCtcgtcccctcctcccctcctcctcccctaccccctccctccAGGCCTGGAATTGGGTTAGGGGCGGGTTCTGCTGCCTCTGGCAGGAGGGCTAGCAGGGCTGTTCTCCGAGGCTCCAGGCAACACTCTGGGCTGGCCTGCTGCCCTGGCAGGTCCGAGGCCGGAGCCAGGTATCCTGCTCCAGGAAGGACAGACCTCCGAGGATCTGGGCAGCAGTAGGTAGCTCTGggggggtcctgggcccagggcagggcgTTCTGGGAACCtgggctgcagggaggaggccaggCGGGGAGGAGACTAAGGTGGGTGTAGTCAGGACCCCCAGAAGTCACGTGGCTCCGAGCAGGAACCCTGGCATTCAATGCTCAACACACTAAAAcgatccctttttctctctgattgAAGGTTTGGTTTAAGAACAGGAGGGGCAAGCTGAGTAGCCAGCAGAGGGCACGGAGAAACATGCCCCCCATGCCCATGGCCCACCCTATCATCATTAACGTGGCTCAACCCTACCATGCCATCTTCGTTCAGGAGCCAGGTCCTGTGCGGATGCCTCAGGAGCCAGTGATGCCTGGTCCACCTCGTCCACCCATGCAGCCCTTTCCTCCCATGTTCCTGCCTCCTCCTGTCTGGATCCCTCCAGCCCTCCCTAATTACGTCTACGCTGTGGCTCCCTGTGGCTGCCCTGTGGCTTACCCTCTGTATGGCCACCCTCTACTTCTCTCTCCCCATGGCTACCTTCCTGTGGCCCATCCTGGTTTCCTACCACCCTTGGATCCTCACTAACTCTCTACCCAAAGAATGGGATTTGTGACAGTTTGTTCCCTGAGGTGCTTTTGACCCAGATTCAAGTTTCTTTATCTGTTGCCTTAAAGATTAGTTCGTTCAGTGTGTGCTGAATGTATTAAAAAGGATTCAAATTCACTGACCTtctattttacagtttttacattttcaataaaattatgagttctctgtatttgttttgCGTGTGGTGCTTCAGTCTACAATTGAATACTTCTTTATGACATTCCTGCATATTACATATGcattatatatctatctatctatctatctatatatatatatatatatcttaagaGAATATATATCTATTCTCTTAAGTGAAAGTTTCCTCAATCTGAAAGAGCAAGCATTAGAGAACCAGCAAtatttccaacaagagtcacaaaaccaTAATCTTCCTCAGTTCATTTCATCCCGTGTTCCTAATTTTAGTTCAGTTTTAATGTAACTTTTAGTTCTGTAAATTCTTGACCATGTTagttttaggattaaaaaaaagttcacttgtttttgagagagagagaggtggagagagggagcctcccaagcaggctacatagGGATTGACCCCACAGCCTcaaggacatgacctgagccgataccaagagttgaatgcttaaccaagtgagccacccaggtatccctgtcATTCCCATTTTCACGATGAGTAAACCAAGGCCAAGTAAGAGGATGGAGCTCACCCGATTAGCCAGAGAGCGAGTGATGCgcaaagccaggatttaaaccccTGGAGTCGGTCTCCAGAGCCTTTGCTCTCAT includes these proteins:
- the LOC115283479 gene encoding rhox homeobox family member 1-like, whose protein sequence is MEPLPSGDCFDPGEFLDPDYRWVEMQEVEVRSEPLEEAAPEAEEVSPGPVGSINSRDTDNDGNYEGFFSSVTHEGDVRREGDINAEGVVDHDGSGNQEIGGGVQELGQQDPEPPPQGAAVGALPACDRPQGVPGSKFTAVQEQELENVFQRTQYIDAPTRRELARSMDVTEARVQAWFKNRRARMRRNVRVTLLRNTEPANLHHLYMLMLDPSNIILLDRS